One stretch of Pelmatolapia mariae isolate MD_Pm_ZW linkage group LG3_W, Pm_UMD_F_2, whole genome shotgun sequence DNA includes these proteins:
- the LOC135932696 gene encoding stonustoxin subunit alpha-like, with protein TAAGLCLFSPSDSCQLTIDTNTVNTKLQLSDNNRKVTRVDEVQSYPHHPDRFDLLPQLLCRNGLTGRCYWEVEWRGAVYISVSYRRIKRKGDRDCVFGFNDQSWSLWCCNGHPQSVCHNNKHTPISSSSSSSSSSSVSNRAAVYVDCPAGTLSFYRVSSDTLIHLHTFNTTFTQTLYPGFTFYSPGSSVSLC; from the coding sequence actgcagctggattgtgtttgttctctccatcagattcctgtcaactcacaatcgacacaaacacagtgaacacaaagctccaactgtctgacaacaacaggaaggtgacacgtgtggacgaggttcagtcatatcctcatcatccagacagatttgatcttcttcctcagctgctgtgtagaaatggtctgactggtcgctgttactgggaggtcgagtggagaggagccgtttatatatcagtgagttacagaagaatcaaaaggaaaggagacagagactgtgtgtttggattcaatgatcagtcctggagtctgtggTGCTGTAATGGTCATCCTCAGTCTGTCTGTCacaataacaaacacacacccatctcctcctcctcctcctcctcctcctcctcctctgtctctaacagagcagcagtttatgtggactgtcctgctggcactctgtccttctacagagtctcctctgacactctgatccacctccacaccttcaacaccacattcactcaaactctttatcctgggtttacgTTCTATTctcctggttcctcagtgtccctgtgctga